Within the Hypericibacter adhaerens genome, the region TCCATCTCCTCGACCTCGATCGCGAGCGGCTGCAGGCCACCACGGCGAAGCTGGGCCCTCAGGCCCGGGCGCATGTCGCCGATGTCACGCGCGAGGCCGATATCCTCGCCACCCGCGACGCGATCCTCGCCCAGTCCGGGCGGTGCGACATCCTCGTCAACAATGCCGGCATCTATCCCTTCGAAGGCACGATGGAGATCACCGAGGCTTCGTGGGACCGGATGTTCGACACCAACCTCAAGAGCGTGTTCTTCACCACCCGCGCCTTCATGGGCGCCATGGCGGCGCAGAATTATGGGCGGGTCGTCTGCATCTCCTCGACGGATTCCTACATCCCGAAGCCGCTCTATCCGCATTACGCCGCCTCGAAGGCCGCGATCCGCAGCCTGGTGAAGACCTTCGCGCTGGAGCTCGCCGGCAAGGGCGTGCTGGTGAACGGCGTCAGCCCCGGCTCGATCGCCACGGAACGGGCCCGGGAACAGGGCTGGCTGCCGCGCGCGATCCAGCGCATTCCCGTCGGCAGGGCGGCCACGCCCGAGCAGATCGCCGAGGTGGTGGCGTTCCTCGCCTCGCAGCGCAACCAGTTCATGACCGGCGAGACGGTCGTGGCGAGCGGGGGCGAGATCATGGTCTGAGCGGGCGAGCGCTCGCATCCCGCTCACGACAAGAGGCCGTTCGACCCGGCGCCGTCGGGTCCCGCAAACAGACAAAACCGGCTGGGAGGGCCAGATGAAGAACGATCGGAACCTGCAGGCGCTCGAGATCGCCCACGCCTATCGCAACGGCCGGATCAGCCGGCGCCGTTTCATCGAGACCTGCGCGCTGCTCGGCATCGCGCCGGCGGCGCTGGGCTTGGCGCGCAGCGCCGCCGCCGCGGAGGAGATCGTGATCGCCAACTGGGGCGGCGATGCGGAGCACGCGGAAGGCGAAGGCTGGGGCAAGCCCTTCACCGCCGACACCGGCATCGGGGTCAAGATCGACGGCAGCG harbors:
- a CDS encoding SDR family NAD(P)-dependent oxidoreductase, yielding MTFERFDNQVAVVTGAAQGLGAAISQLFVSRGAFVHLLDLDRERLQATTAKLGPQARAHVADVTREADILATRDAILAQSGRCDILVNNAGIYPFEGTMEITEASWDRMFDTNLKSVFFTTRAFMGAMAAQNYGRVVCISSTDSYIPKPLYPHYAASKAAIRSLVKTFALELAGKGVLVNGVSPGSIATERAREQGWLPRAIQRIPVGRAATPEQIAEVVAFLASQRNQFMTGETVVASGGEIMV